In Candidatus Methylacidiphilales bacterium, the sequence CTGATGCGGGTGGCGCCGGAAAAATGCCTCGTCTTCGAGGATGGCGAGGCCGGCCTTCAGGCTGCGGCCAAAGCCGGCATGCAAACCGTCTTTATATCCTCACGCCGCTGATTTCCCGCAGATCGAGCGGTATAGGCCCTGCATCCGGCGACAGATTGCCGCCACCTCCTTGCGCAATTCCAGCGGCGCCAGCACTTCCGCATGATCCCCCCAACTCAGCACCCAGCGCTCAACCTCCTGCAAACTGCCCAAAACCAGCGACAGGCAGATTTCCCCATCCTTCAACTCCCGTATTTTCTGGGATGAATGCCAGATGCGTTCGCGCACGAGTTGCGCGGCGAAGGCGTCAAAACGAATCCGGACCGTCTGTTTTTTCCCGCCGCTGAAAATCCCGAAGCTGTCGGATAAAAACTCCGACGGCGAGAAATTGTCAGGCCGTTCAAACTCCTCCGCGCCCGCGCGCAGGTTGCGCATGCGGGGCAGCGCGAAGGTACGGATGCCCTCCCTCCCCTCGTCATAGCCGAACAAATACCACTGGCTGTCAACGCAAGCCAGATGATAGGGCCGCACCTTCCTCGTTTCATGCGCTTTTCCGCGCAGCTTCCTGTATTCAAACGTGACCTTGCGCGATTGCCTCAGGGCCTGGCTCAAGGCGGAGAAAAGTTCGAGATCCCCCACCGGAGTCCCCAGCGTTTTAAATGAAAAATAGGATTCCCAGCTTCCCGCCTGCACCGAAACCCTGTCCGGCAGGCTTTCCGCCAGTTTTCGAAAGGCCGAGCCCAGCGGCTTTTCAAACACCGTGCCGCGATACTGCGCCAGGGCTTTCTGAGCCACAAACAGCGCGACCAATTCGCCCTCCGACACCTGCAAGGTCGGAAAGGCGCCCACAGGCTGGGTGTAATAATA encodes:
- a CDS encoding WYL domain-containing transcriptional regulator — protein: MTKNISQQSSRPPLARMMRLHEELKEGRYPNCSGLAEELEVASKTIRRDFDFMRDQLGLPIEYDNRRYGYYYTQPVGAFPTLQVSEGELVALFVAQKALAQYRGTVFEKPLGSAFRKLAESLPDRVSVQAGSWESYFSFKTLGTPVGDLELFSALSQALRQSRKVTFEYRKLRGKAHETRKVRPYHLACVDSQWYLFGYDEGREGIRTFALPRMRNLRAGAEEFERPDNFSPSEFLSDSFGIFSGGKKQTVRIRFDAFAAQLVRERIWHSSQKIRELKDGEICLSLVLGSLQEVERWVLSWGDHAEVLAPLELRKEVAAICRRMQGLYRSICGKSAA